In Apis cerana isolate GH-2021 linkage group LG5, AcerK_1.0, whole genome shotgun sequence, a single genomic region encodes these proteins:
- the LOC107994392 gene encoding uncharacterized protein LOC107994392 produces MKNSFNVITLLLCFFHFSISKENINGKVKSSRTHSNSKFGKYPSGGLISFDSDQEKLSIDWTVTIPFISIPFEHKIRENDEIPPLLNVNAKSVGIVGLITTLFSVVSPLFSKPHPEFNYRSMDNGQWLEMGNTINEMIFGNNYVAPCMQRIVCSIVSVATHSENPTSADKIIDGLSSHNWFKDITNGTIIQDAVITGRKGNHDCAYAYKECLITPKFLKTIMNEFGIV; encoded by the exons atgaaaaattcgtttaatgttattacgttgttattatgtttttttcatttttctatctcGAAAGAGAACATTAATGGAAAAGTAAAAAGTTCAAGGACTCACAGTAATagtaaatttggaaaatatccaAGTGGTGGATTGATCTCTTTCGATTCGGATCAAGAAAAACTCAGT ATTGATTGGACAGTAACTATTCCCTTTATTTCGATACCTTTTGAACATAAAATAAGGGAGAACGATGAAATTCCACCATTGCTCAATGTTAACGCGAAATCTGTTGGAATCGTTGGATTAATAACCACTTTGTTTAGCGTAGTTTCTCCATTATTCTCAAAACCGCATCCAGAATTCAATTACC GATCAATGGATAATGGCCAATGGTTAGAAATGGGAAACACTATCAACGAAATGATTTTTGGCAACAATTACGTGGCTCCATGTATGCAACGCATTGTTTGTTCGATCGTTTCAGTAGCTACGCATTCAGAAAATCCAACGAGTGCGGACAAAATAATTGATGGATTATCaag TCATAATTGGTTCAAAGACATCACAAATGGTACAATCATTCAAGATGCTGTGATTACCGGACGGAAAGGAAATCATGATTGTGCTTATGCTTATAAGGAGTGTTTAATAACACCAAAGTTTCTAAAAACTATCATGAACGAATTTGGAATAGTATAA
- the LOC107994391 gene encoding uncharacterized protein LOC107994391, with translation MKAKPPVPIMSMVCHVVTIRSRCMAIYATNNVNILQFLQNETIRHALKNYSPLIILISSKMLFNLQNLILFLFSSMAIVRSSPKFDDGGFIPSSMIYMDKNAKSQDQLAMPSQAELRNETSAKRNDMDSNDITDRSQEPRFSFTNLGSTGSGYGISTYAPAKIDLGGLFLGAIIGIGSILIIPKLLYVLSGTYGHYARSEESGFTQIMTKMDDVLAHHGIDTTSCMQRIVCTYSQQASSSVKEANKLNNDEKISSFDRVIDTITTNQIFRTTMEGTAIQEAVEAGRAGRNCSRIYPHCGFSMETMLSLLSNVITAIAAINTGNSTPTGTGTL, from the exons ATGAAAGCGAAACCACCGGTTCCAATTATGTCCATGGTTTGTCATGTCGTGACGATTCGGAGTAGGTGCATGGCTATATATGCTACGAACAATGTTAATATCCTTCAGTTTCTTCAAAACGAAACAATACGACACGCCCTCAAGAATTATTCTCCtttgataattctaatttcttccAAG atgctatttaatcttcaaaatctcatcttattcttattttcttcaatggcGATTGTTAGAAGCAGTCCGAAATTTGATGATGGAGG ATTTATACCGAGTTCCATGATTTATATGGATAAAAATGCAAAGTCCCAGGATCAACTTGCTATGCCTTCTCAAGCAGAGCTTCGCAATGAGACTTCAGCAAAACGGAATGACATGGACAGTAACGATATCACGGATCGCAGTCAAGAACCTAGATTCAGTTTCACAAATCTTGGTAGCACAGGAAGT GGTTATGGAATATCAACATATGCTCCGGCAAAAATAGATTTAGGAGGATTGTTTTTGGGCGCTATTATAGGAATAGGTTCTATCCTCATTATTCCTAAACTGCTCTACGTTCTTTCTGGTACTTATGGTCATTATGCAAGAA gtgAAGAAAGCGGCTTTACTCAAATAATGACAAAAATGGATGATGTCCTGGCCCACCATGGTATCGATACAACATCCTGCATGCAACGAATTGTGTGTACTTATTCGCAACAAGCTTCTTCATCTGTTAAAGAGgccaataaattaaataatgatgaaaaaatttcgtcCTTCGACCGTGTGATTGATACGATTACGACGAATCAAATTTTCCGTACAACTATGGAAGGAACCGCGATACAAGAGGCAGTGGAAGCAGGAAGAGCTGGTCGAAACTGTTCACGGATTTATCCTCATTGCGGATTCTCCATGGAAACTATGTTATCTCTTTTATCAAACGTAATTACTGCAATCGCCGCAATTAACACAGGAAATTCCACGCCTACAGGAACTGggactttataa